A stretch of DNA from Micromonospora sp. WMMD1155:
TACGCGCCCAACCAGATCGGTACGGCGTGCGCCGGAGCCGGACCGCGCTTGGCGCCCACCACCCGGTGGAACTCGCCGTCGACACGAACCCCGCCGCGCGTCTGGGTGTCCCACACCTGCCGGATGATCTCGATGGCCTCCTCCAGCGCGCGTACGCCCTGGCCGGGGGTCAGCCGTCGGCCACCCATCGCCTCGATGGCGTCCCAGAAGGCTCCCGCGCCGAGGCCGAGGTTGATCCGGCCGTCGCTGAGCAGGTCCAGGCTGGCCACGCTGCGGGCGAGCACCGCCGGTGGGCGCAGCGGCAGGTTCGTCACGTTCGCCGCCAGGTGCACCCGGTCGGTGCGGGCCGCCACGTAGCTCAGCAACGTCCAGGTGTCGAGGAACGCCGGCTGGTACGGGTGGTCCTGGAAGGTGACCAGGTCCAGGCCGACCTGCTCGGTCAGGACGGCGAGGCCGACCGTGCGGTCCGGGTCGCCGGCGTCGGGGGTGACGAAGGATCCGAAGACCAGGTCGTGGCCGTAGTCGCTCATCTGCGAGCCTCCCGTTTCACACGACGCGTCGGGCGATGCGCCATGAGCTAAACCTTATGCCTGCCAGAACATCTTCTGCCAACAAGGTCTGTGGGACTGCGCTACTGTCGAGACATGACGGGTGCCACCCACCGGCCGGATCGGCCCGATCCCCTCGACGAAGACCTGGGCTGGATGCTCGGGATCGTCTTCCGTGGCTATGTCCGGGCGGCCGACCACGCGCTCACCGACTTTCCCGGCGGTCCCCGCGGCTACCAGGTGCTCACCGCCGCGATCAACGGTCCGGCTCGCAACCAGGGGGCGATCGCCGAGGAGCTCGGCCTCGACCGCACCGTCTTGACGTACCTCATCGACGACCTGGAACGGCCCGGCTTCGTGGCGCGTCGGGCGGACCCGGCGGACCGGCGCAACCGGTTGATCGACGTCACCGACGCCGGCCGCACGGCCTGGGAGGAGCGGCGCGCCGCGCTCCGGCGGGTCGAGTCGCATCTGCTGGGTGCGCTCGCGCCGGCCGACGCGGCGACGCTTCGGGCGCTGCTCCAACGGGTCGCCTGCTCGGCCCAGGCGGTGGATCCGCTGCGTGACCTGTGCGAGGTGGTGGCGCAGGTGCAGCCGACGACGGACCGACCCGACGCCGCGTCCGCCCGGGTGCGGAGGACTCCGACCCCCCGAGCCCGCCGCCGCGCCTGACACCCGCCGCCGCGCCTGACGCCCGCCGGACACGGATGGGCGCCGCTCGACAGTCGTCCGTCGAGCGGCCCCCGCGTCACCGCTACCGCGCTGGTCAGCGCACGTGTACGAACACCGGGTTGGAGTAGAACCACAGGTCGTCCCACGGGCTCTCCAGCCCGTCGGCGAGCGGCTCGGCCTCGTCGGTGCTGGTGCCGCGAACCCGCGCGTAGGTGTCGGCCTCGACGTTGCGCAGCGTGTGCCGGATGACGTAGCTGTCGCCGTGCCGACGCCAGTCCCGCGGGCCGAACCGGGCCGCGACCTTGGTGGTGGGGTTGGTGTCGGCGTCCAGGCTGGCGCTCGGACCGGTGATCTGGCCGACGATCAGGTCGACCCGGCGGACCTCCGGACGGTCTCCGTTCGCGTTCACGCCGCCCAGCGGGCGGAACGTGATCTCGATCTCCACGTCGGTACGGCTCCGACGGCTGACCGTGATGGTCTGACCCACCTCGGCGGTCTTGCCCTGGGACGTGGCGGTGACGTCGAGGCTGCGGATCAGGTCGCCGGTGGTGACCCAGATCCGGCCGTTGCGCAGACCGTCCATGATGTCGCCGTAGTCCTGGCGGGCGTGCACGTACGTCTTGCTGTACTCACCCGGCCAGAAGTCGGAGCCACCGCGGGTCCAGTGCACGTGCGAGTCCGAGGTCGCGGTGATCCACCACCGCCGGCCCTCACCGAGCAGCGAATCCCACAGCCCACCGACCCGGGCGGTCATCTGGTCGAAGCCGCCGTAGGTCGGGTGGTTGCCGTACCCGCCGCGCTTGCCGCCGTTGAGCGGGCCGGCCTGGTGGCCGGGTGCGCCCTCGAAGCCGATGTAGACGTCCGGCGCGGCGTTGTTGCCGTTGCGGAACTCGCGTGGGGTGTCCTGGCCGTAGACGCCGAGGCCCGGCGCCGAACGGGACGCGTGGTGGGCGATCACCAGTGGCTTGTGCGGCATGCCCCGGGCGACCTTGAGGAACTCGACCATCTTCGCCTCGGTGTCCCGGGCCGGGTCGGTGGGGAACGCGTCGTACTTGGCGAACCGGCTCTCCAACTCGAAGAGCTGCTTGGCCTCGTCGTCGTGGCGCGGGATCATCAGCGTGTGGTGGTCCAGCGACGGCGCGTCGAACTCCATCCCCCAGAACTGGAGCACCTCGGGCACCAGTTTGCGCGACCGCAGCAGGTCCGGGTACGCCTGCTCGATGTTCACCTTCGAGTGGGTCGGCCCACCGTGGTCGGTGCACATCGCCCAGGTCAGGCCGAAGTGCTTCGCCATGATGGCGTTGGTGACGATCGGGTAGACCGCGTCCGCGCCCTTGTGGAAGACGATCGGTGACTTCGTGGTGTCGAACTCGCCGCTGTACTCGGAGTGGATGTGGTGGTCGCCGGCGCGCCACGCCCGGTTCCTGGAGGTGCCCCGGTCGCCCTTGTCGTCGTCACCCGGCTTGCGGTCCTCGTCGGCCCACGCCGCGCCGGCGCCGACCAGAGGGCTGGCCGCGGCCAGCGTCGCGCCGACACCCGCGTACTTGACCAGCTTGCGCCGTGACAGCTGCGCCTGCTCGATCTCTTCGGCTTGCTTGTCTCTCACGTGAGAGCCTCTCCTCGATCAAGCGAATGCTCTTTCGATCAAGGAGCCTTGAAGAGCGTGGTGAACAGCCCTCGTACGACGGGCGTGTCCACGATGAACACCCTGCCCAGTGTGGGTGGCACCGGTTAGATCCGGGCGCGGGGCAGCCAGCCCAGGAAGCGGAGCCGGACCCGGGGCAGCGGCAGCGTGGGCAGGTCCTGGGCGGCGGCGACGAGGCAGGAGCCGAGGTAGACCGCGAGGGCGGCGCGCGCTCCGCCGAACTCGGCGAGCAGTTGGCTCTGCTTCGTCGCGCAGGGCCACTCCCGACCACATCCGGTGCAGGTCCAGCTCGGCGGGTTGGGTAGGTGCTCGGGCAGTTTCGCCCGGCGGTACCGACCGACGACACTGTTGTCCGCACGCACATCGCGTCGTCGCGGCGCGGGGCCCTCGTTGCGGTGGGTCGGACGGGCAGCGGGCAGGTAGCGCCCGACGGTGCCGAGCAGCACTCCGACGCGGATGAGCGCGTCCGGGCCGACGTGCTGGGCCAGCAACGCGGTCATCAGGTAGTGCCCCAGCAGGTCGAAGGCGTCGCGGTGCAGACGCAGTTCACGGCAGAGATCGACGAAGTCCGGCGTGGTCAGCGGCACCCGGTCGTCGAGCGCGCGGTGCAGCACCTCGCGCAGAGCGCCGCCGAGTCGATGCACCGCGTCGCCCTCGCCCAACCCCAGGCTGTCCTCGTCCGCCACGCGGGCCAGCGCCTCGGCCACCGCCAATCGAACGATGCGTTCCGGTTCGGTACTGTCCAACGCTCATCCCTCCCGTGGGCCGGTCCATCGGGCGGTGGCCATTCGTCAGGCGACCGTCCGCGGTGATCGTGAATAACATTTCGTTGTCCGGCGTACGGGTGGCTAGGACGGCAGGCGTAGAACGTGTCGACGCGTTAGTCGGAAAGCGAAGTCGACCCGCCGACAGACGGCAGCGATTCGCGGGACGGCGCAGCCGTGGTTGTCGTATGGTGACATTCCCATCGACAGATATTGCGCCTTGAATCGCCCCGAACATCAGGGCCATTCCCGACGCCCCCGACCGGTCGCCGCCGTCCCGCTCGCGACGTTCCACTCCACCGCACCGCCGGCCACGACGTGCCGGGCCACCGCCGAACACCCCGGCACGTCCCGATCCGCCGCCGCACCGTTTCTCGCACCGGCGGAACCCGCACCGGACGGAGGCAGCAGCGGATGACGTCAACACCAGTGCAGACACACCAGTTCGACAGCCACGACCCGGTGGCCATCCACGAGTTCCTGTCCAGCACGTACGACCCGAAACTGCGAATCCAGAGCAGGAACGGCTACCGGCTCAAGCACCACCGCGTCGACGCCGGCCCGTTCGCCATCGCGACCACCCGGCAGACCGGGCACCTCGACATCGACGCCGGCAGACTCCACGGTCTGGTCGTCGGGCGCAGCCGAACCGCCCGTGTCGATCGCGCCTGCGACGGCTCGCCCGACCGGTTCGGGCCGGGCGACGTCTTCCTCGTCACCAGGCCGGAGGAGCCGTGCCGCGTCCGGTGGCATCCCGGCGAGGTGGAGCTCTGCGTGCTGGACCTGTCGGTGCTGGCACAGGTCGCCACCACCGCGCCGACCCGGCGGCCCGGTCCGATCCGGTTCACCGACCTGGGCCCCGCCGGCGCGGCCCTCGCCCGCCAGTGGCGCGACACGACCAGCTTCGTCAGTGACGTGGTGCTGAACAGCCCGACCGCCGGCACCCAACCGCTGGTGATCGGCAACGCCGCGCGGATGCTCGCCGCGGCGGCGCTCACCGTCTTTCCCAACACCGCTGTCACCGAACCGACCACCGGCGACCGCCACGACGCCAGCAGCCTCACTCTGCGGCGGGCCATCACGTTCCTCGAGGAGCACGCCGACCAGGACATCAGCGCCGCCGACATCGCCGCCGCGGCCCGGGTCTCGGTGCGGGCGGTGCAGCTCGCCTTCCGCCGCCACCTCGGCACCACCCCGACGGCGTACCTGCGTCGAATCCGCCTCGACCGCGCGCACCACGACCTGGTGCGGGCCGACCCGCACCGGGAGACCGTGTCGGCCATCGCCAGCCGGTGGGGGTTCGCCAGCCACAGCAGGTTCACGGCCCGCTACCACGCGAGCTACGGCGTACCGCCACGCGAGACGCTGCACGCCTGACGCCCGAGGCTTGTGAGCCGGCCAGGATCCGACGACAATCGTCGATGTGGCGATCCCGCTGCGGGTGGCGGTACCGCTGGTGACGCTGGCTACCCTCGCCGCCTGCGGCGCCTCGTCGAGCCGACGAGTTGGTCGCGATGCTGGAACGTGACCAGGCCGACCGCGGCGGCACGCCGCAGACCGAGTCCGACCAGGCCCGCACCGCACGGTTGAAGGACATCATCCGTACCCACGGCTGGCCGACGATCGCGTTGGTCGGCGAGGACGGCGCCAACGCGGCGTGGGCCATCGCCCAACACTCCGACCTGGACCCGGCCTTCCAACAGGAGGCGCTGAGCCTGCTGCGCGCGGCCGTCGCCATCGGCCAGGCGTCGCCGGGCAACCTGGCCTACCTCGAGGATCGGGTCGCGGTGGGCAAGGGCGAGCCCCAGGTGTACGGCACACAGGTCCGCTGCGGTCCGGACGGCCCTTCCCCGACCACTCCGATCACCGACGAGCCCGGTGTCGAGCGGCGTAGCGCCGAGGCCGGTCTACCCACCCTGGCCGGCTACCTGGCCGAGATGACCACGATCTGCGAGCAGGACGGCTAGCCTCGGTCGCGCTCGTGGGTGTCGCGGGCCGACTCCACCTCGGGCACCGAGGCTTCCAACAGGTCGGCGAGGCCGCGTAGCTGTTCGGCGACCCGGGAGCCGAGGGGCGTCAGCGAGTATTCGACGCGGGGCGGGATCGCGGTGAGCACCTCGCGGGTCAGCATTCCGTCCCGTTCGAGTGTCTGCAGGGTCTGGGAGAGCATCCGCTCGCTGACCCCGTCGATCCGGCGGCGTAGGGCGTTGAACCGGTAGCGACCCTCGCCGAGCGCCAACAGCGCCAGCGAGGCCCACTTCGAGGTCACGTCCTCGAAGGCCGCCCGGGAGGTGCACCCCCGGGCGAAGACATCGCTGACGAATTCCTGGGTAGGCCCCGCCGGGTCCTGGGCGGGCATGTCGCTCACCTCACCAGCCTACCCTACGGTTACTCGCAGATAGTGCTGTAGATTCGTAAGTGCATGCAGAATTGACACCACCCATCGGAGGTTCCCATGCCCACCTACGCCGTGACCGGCGCCACCGGCCGCCTGGGCCGCCTGGTGATCGGGCAGTTGCTCGACAGCGGCGTACCGGCCACCGAGATCGCCGCCGTCGTCCGCAGCCCGGAGAAGGCCGCCGACCTGGCCGCGCGCGGGGTCGAGATCCGCAAGGCGAATTACGACGACCCGTCGACCCTGCCCGGCGCCGTGGCCGGCGTACGCCGTCTGCTGCTCATCTCCGGCGACACTCCCGGTCAGCGCGTCCCGCAGCACACCGCGGTCATCGACGCCGCCAAGCTCGCCGGGGTCGAGCGGCTGGTCTACACCAGCATCCTGAAGGCGGACACCACCACGAACCCCCTCGCCCCGGAGCACAAGGCCACCGAGGAGGTCCTCGCCGCGTCCGGCCTGACCTACACCGTGCTGCGCAACGGCTGGTACACCGAGAACTACACCGACCAGCTGCCGCAGTACCTGGGATCCGGCACCATCCTCGGCGCCACCGGCGGCAGCAAGATCTCCGCCGCGACCCGGGCCGACTACGCGGCTGCCGCGGTGGCCGCGCTGACCCGCGAGGAGACCGGCAACGCCGTCTACGAGCTGGGCGGCGACCCGTTCACCTTCGACGAGCTGGCCGAGGCGGTCACGGAGGTGACCGGCACCCCGGTCGTCCACCGGGACCTGTCCACCGCCGAGCTGGCCTCGGCCCTGGAGAACGTCGGCCTCGACGCGGGCACGGCCGGATTCGTCGCCGCACTCGACAACTCGATCGCCATCGGCGAGCTGGTGACCGACAGCGACGACCTCGGCCGACTGATCGGGCGGCCGAGCACCCCGTTGCGTGACGCCATCCGGGCCGCGCAGGCCTGACCTGGTCGTCATTCACGCTGATTCCGGGCGGTTGACGGGGCAGACGCCCGGCCGCCCGCCCGGGCCTACTCGCCCTGGTCCTGCTCCTCGATGAGCAGACCGGTCAGCAGACCGCGCAGAGTCCGCTCGACGAGGTCCGCCCGGGGCGCCGGCCCGGAGGGTCGGCCGAACGCCGCGACCAGATGCGGGTACGCCGCGAGGTCGACCCCGGCGAGGTCGAACGCCCCTGCCGCGGCGTCGCGACGGGCGAAGAGGCCCATCACGCCGGTCATCATCGCGATGGCCTCGAATTTGGCCGCGTCGGGGCAGCGTACGGGCTCCAGGACGCGGATGCAGTTGTCGAACCAGGCCAGGCTCTCCGGGCCGACGCCGGACGGCCGGTGGATCACGTCGAGCAGCCACGGATGCCGGCCGAACAGGGCCAGCTGCCGGCGCCCCAGCAGCACCATCGTGTCCAACCATCC
This window harbors:
- a CDS encoding MarR family winged helix-turn-helix transcriptional regulator, translated to MTGATHRPDRPDPLDEDLGWMLGIVFRGYVRAADHALTDFPGGPRGYQVLTAAINGPARNQGAIAEELGLDRTVLTYLIDDLERPGFVARRADPADRRNRLIDVTDAGRTAWEERRAALRRVESHLLGALAPADAATLRALLQRVACSAQAVDPLRDLCEVVAQVQPTTDRPDAASARVRRTPTPRARRRA
- a CDS encoding phosphoesterase, producing MRDKQAEEIEQAQLSRRKLVKYAGVGATLAAASPLVGAGAAWADEDRKPGDDDKGDRGTSRNRAWRAGDHHIHSEYSGEFDTTKSPIVFHKGADAVYPIVTNAIMAKHFGLTWAMCTDHGGPTHSKVNIEQAYPDLLRSRKLVPEVLQFWGMEFDAPSLDHHTLMIPRHDDEAKQLFELESRFAKYDAFPTDPARDTEAKMVEFLKVARGMPHKPLVIAHHASRSAPGLGVYGQDTPREFRNGNNAAPDVYIGFEGAPGHQAGPLNGGKRGGYGNHPTYGGFDQMTARVGGLWDSLLGEGRRWWITATSDSHVHWTRGGSDFWPGEYSKTYVHARQDYGDIMDGLRNGRIWVTTGDLIRSLDVTATSQGKTAEVGQTITVSRRSRTDVEIEITFRPLGGVNANGDRPEVRRVDLIVGQITGPSASLDADTNPTTKVAARFGPRDWRRHGDSYVIRHTLRNVEADTYARVRGTSTDEAEPLADGLESPWDDLWFYSNPVFVHVR
- a CDS encoding AraC family transcriptional regulator, whose amino-acid sequence is MTSTPVQTHQFDSHDPVAIHEFLSSTYDPKLRIQSRNGYRLKHHRVDAGPFAIATTRQTGHLDIDAGRLHGLVVGRSRTARVDRACDGSPDRFGPGDVFLVTRPEEPCRVRWHPGEVELCVLDLSVLAQVATTAPTRRPGPIRFTDLGPAGAALARQWRDTTSFVSDVVLNSPTAGTQPLVIGNAARMLAAAALTVFPNTAVTEPTTGDRHDASSLTLRRAITFLEEHADQDISAADIAAAARVSVRAVQLAFRRHLGTTPTAYLRRIRLDRAHHDLVRADPHRETVSAIASRWGFASHSRFTARYHASYGVPPRETLHA
- a CDS encoding DUF6624 domain-containing protein; its protein translation is MLERDQADRGGTPQTESDQARTARLKDIIRTHGWPTIALVGEDGANAAWAIAQHSDLDPAFQQEALSLLRAAVAIGQASPGNLAYLEDRVAVGKGEPQVYGTQVRCGPDGPSPTTPITDEPGVERRSAEAGLPTLAGYLAEMTTICEQDG
- a CDS encoding helix-turn-helix domain-containing protein codes for the protein MPAQDPAGPTQEFVSDVFARGCTSRAAFEDVTSKWASLALLALGEGRYRFNALRRRIDGVSERMLSQTLQTLERDGMLTREVLTAIPPRVEYSLTPLGSRVAEQLRGLADLLEASVPEVESARDTHERDRG
- a CDS encoding SDR family oxidoreductase is translated as MPTYAVTGATGRLGRLVIGQLLDSGVPATEIAAVVRSPEKAADLAARGVEIRKANYDDPSTLPGAVAGVRRLLLISGDTPGQRVPQHTAVIDAAKLAGVERLVYTSILKADTTTNPLAPEHKATEEVLAASGLTYTVLRNGWYTENYTDQLPQYLGSGTILGATGGSKISAATRADYAAAAVAALTREETGNAVYELGGDPFTFDELAEAVTEVTGTPVVHRDLSTAELASALENVGLDAGTAGFVAALDNSIAIGELVTDSDDLGRLIGRPSTPLRDAIRAAQA
- a CDS encoding helix-turn-helix domain-containing protein; translated protein: MSDASASTGPDRQSIWSRPERGSRGPAPAHSRDAIVAAAVALADAEGLAAVSMRAVAGALGTGAGSLYRYLSSRDDLLDLMTDRAVGELRPYPRADGGWLDTMVLLGRRQLALFGRHPWLLDVIHRPSGVGPESLAWFDNCIRVLEPVRCPDAAKFEAIAMMTGVMGLFARRDAAAGAFDLAGVDLAAYPHLVAAFGRPSGPAPRADLVERTLRGLLTGLLIEEQDQGE